The following are from one region of the Stanieria cyanosphaera PCC 7437 genome:
- a CDS encoding peptidoglycan D,D-transpeptidase FtsI family protein translates to MTKSKIKSIPQQPKRASQVSSVKSKRKFQPIRLLLVWLVLVSAALGLTVRLFYLQILNPTIVNEQAPAFKGKTLKQIANDQQHTLLRFYNPRRQIVDRQQNVLATDRITYDLYAHPSLFTVYSKDISPEQVAQEIAPILPNYTTEKLVQIFNQRKTGIKLASDLPESVKEKISKLKIDGLDLQKRYSRFYPYEEMVAEVVGYMNRDRLPLPQAGIEYTQQQLLQRPEITKSVKRSFIGDRSIFYVGDLNPQEELLKFDDLRLQLTLDLKIQQAARNALKQQMLKYKAKRGTVIVMDVRDGAIAALVSEPTYNPNLYYEYNVELFKNWAITDLYEPGSTFKPINVAIALDAGVITPNDTFKDTGKIKVDGWVIRNHDYEDDGARGILTIPQILQHSSNVGMIQMMNRLNREDYYHHLLALGIEDKLALDIPGYTPGHLKNQIEFKVKAIEAATTSFGQGFSLTPLKLIQLHCAIANGGNLVTPHFVRGLSDVKGYLHWQPTYPSQQVFKPETTKAVLAMMESVVREKEGSGYVASLPGYRIAGKTGTAQKAVNEGGYDKKAKITSFVAMFPVEAPRYAILAVVDEPKGAYTFGSTVAAPIVKSVMEAIIAIEGIPPAQ, encoded by the coding sequence ATGACTAAATCAAAAATTAAAAGCATACCTCAACAACCAAAAAGAGCTTCTCAAGTTTCTTCTGTTAAATCTAAAAGAAAATTTCAGCCAATTAGACTTTTATTAGTTTGGCTAGTTTTAGTTTCTGCTGCTTTGGGATTAACGGTCAGACTTTTTTATTTACAAATTTTAAATCCTACTATTGTTAATGAACAAGCACCTGCATTTAAAGGCAAAACTTTAAAACAAATAGCCAACGATCAACAGCATACTTTATTACGTTTTTATAATCCTCGCCGTCAAATAGTTGATCGCCAACAAAATGTTTTAGCGACAGATCGAATTACTTACGATCTTTACGCTCATCCTTCTTTATTTACTGTTTATTCTAAAGATATTTCTCCTGAACAAGTAGCACAAGAAATAGCTCCAATTCTTCCTAATTACACTACAGAAAAATTAGTTCAAATTTTTAATCAAAGAAAAACAGGAATTAAATTAGCAAGCGATCTTCCCGAATCGGTTAAAGAAAAAATTAGTAAATTAAAAATTGATGGTTTAGATTTGCAAAAACGCTATTCTCGTTTTTATCCCTATGAAGAAATGGTAGCGGAAGTAGTAGGTTATATGAATCGCGATCGCTTGCCGTTACCCCAAGCAGGAATAGAATATACTCAACAACAACTTTTACAACGTCCTGAAATTACTAAATCTGTTAAACGAAGTTTTATCGGCGATCGCTCGATCTTTTATGTAGGTGATTTAAATCCTCAAGAAGAATTATTAAAATTCGACGATTTACGTTTGCAATTAACGCTCGATCTCAAGATTCAACAAGCAGCACGTAATGCTTTAAAACAGCAAATGCTTAAATATAAAGCTAAACGCGGAACGGTAATTGTCATGGATGTCCGCGATGGTGCGATCGCTGCTTTGGTTTCTGAGCCTACTTATAATCCTAATCTTTATTATGAATACAATGTGGAATTGTTTAAAAATTGGGCAATTACCGACTTGTATGAACCTGGTTCAACTTTTAAACCGATTAATGTAGCGATCGCTTTAGATGCAGGAGTCATTACTCCCAATGATACCTTTAAAGATACAGGAAAAATCAAGGTTGATGGCTGGGTAATCCGCAACCACGATTATGAAGACGATGGTGCGCGAGGAATTTTGACAATTCCCCAAATTCTTCAGCATTCAAGTAATGTAGGTATGATTCAGATGATGAATCGTCTTAATCGAGAGGATTATTATCATCATCTTCTTGCGTTAGGAATTGAAGATAAACTAGCGTTAGATATTCCTGGTTATACTCCTGGACATCTCAAAAACCAAATTGAATTTAAAGTTAAAGCTATTGAAGCTGCTACTACTTCTTTTGGACAAGGTTTTTCCTTAACACCCTTAAAATTGATTCAACTTCATTGTGCGATCGCTAATGGGGGAAATTTAGTTACACCTCATTTTGTTCGTGGCTTATCAGATGTTAAAGGCTATCTGCATTGGCAACCTACTTATCCTAGTCAACAAGTATTTAAACCAGAAACTACCAAAGCTGTCTTAGCGATGATGGAAAGTGTAGTTAGAGAAAAAGAAGGTAGTGGTTACGTTGCTTCTCTTCCAGGTTATCGCATTGCTGGTAAAACAGGAACTGCACAAAAAGCTGTTAATGAGGGAGGATACGACAAAAAAGCTAAAATTACGAGCTTTGTTGCCATGTTTCCCGTTGAAGCTCCCCGTTATGCGATCTTAGCTGTTGTAGACGAGCCTAAAGGTGCATATACTTTTGGTTCTACCGTAGCAGCACCGATTGTTAAATCAGTCATGGAAGCTATTATCGCGATTGAAGGAATCCCACCCGCTCAATAA
- the ribBA gene encoding bifunctional 3,4-dihydroxy-2-butanone-4-phosphate synthase/GTP cyclohydrolase II: METPQNNFFTFDSIDAALADIKAGRAIVVVDDENRENEGDVICAAQFATPDMINFMAVEARGLICLAMTGQRLDELDLPLMVTKNTDSNQTAFTVSIDAAKHLGGSTGISAEDRARTIQIAINPASKPEDLARPGHIFPLRAKTGGVLKRAGHTEAAVDLSRLAGLYPAGVICEIQNADGSMARLPQLVEYARKHNLKLISIADLISYRLKHDRFVYRETVCKFPSQFGDFQIYAYRNVLDETEHLAIVKGNPAQFDRQPVMVRVHSECLTGDALGSLRCDCRMQLQAALKMIEAAELGVVIYLRQEGRGIGLVNKLKAYTLQDLGLDTVEANERLGFPADLRDYGMGAQMLNDLGVKKIRLITNNPRKIAGLKGYGLEIVDRVPLLIEANDYNSEYLATKAKKLGHLLLQTYLITVAITWKQEIASATARYEKLDKIRHLAQSFDLLLQEEARPVAIALFSNPSLIFHLGFDQSNLAKSDWYRDCNHPYLEGIGKILDYLASWQEVQSLEFLIASGEDPMMGLQVKLDRQNFPLTQPPSQLCGKWESQIIYSFS, translated from the coding sequence GTGGAAACGCCTCAAAACAATTTCTTTACGTTTGATTCCATTGACGCAGCTTTAGCCGATATTAAAGCCGGTCGTGCCATTGTGGTAGTTGACGATGAAAATCGCGAAAACGAAGGTGATGTCATTTGTGCAGCACAGTTTGCTACTCCAGATATGATCAACTTCATGGCAGTAGAAGCTAGGGGTTTGATTTGTTTGGCAATGACGGGACAAAGATTGGATGAACTCGATTTACCTTTGATGGTGACTAAAAATACTGATAGCAACCAAACTGCTTTTACTGTCAGTATCGATGCAGCTAAGCATCTGGGAGGAAGTACGGGAATTTCTGCTGAAGACAGAGCGCGTACGATTCAAATAGCTATTAATCCAGCTAGTAAACCAGAGGATTTAGCTCGTCCTGGTCATATTTTCCCTCTGAGAGCAAAAACAGGGGGAGTTTTAAAACGGGCTGGACATACGGAAGCTGCGGTAGACTTATCTAGATTAGCAGGACTTTATCCAGCAGGGGTAATTTGTGAAATCCAAAATGCGGATGGTTCGATGGCGCGGTTACCTCAGTTAGTAGAATATGCCCGCAAGCACAACCTTAAATTAATTAGTATTGCAGATCTGATTAGTTATCGTCTCAAACACGACCGTTTTGTTTATCGGGAAACGGTTTGTAAATTTCCCAGTCAATTTGGAGATTTTCAAATCTATGCTTATCGTAATGTCCTTGATGAAACCGAACATTTAGCCATAGTTAAAGGTAACCCTGCTCAGTTTGATCGACAACCAGTCATGGTGAGGGTGCATTCAGAATGTTTGACTGGTGATGCTTTAGGTTCGCTGCGTTGTGACTGTCGGATGCAGCTACAAGCTGCCTTAAAAATGATTGAAGCAGCAGAATTAGGAGTCGTGATTTATCTACGTCAGGAAGGAAGAGGAATTGGCTTAGTTAATAAGTTAAAAGCTTATACTTTACAGGATTTAGGCTTAGATACGGTAGAAGCGAATGAAAGATTAGGTTTTCCAGCCGATTTACGAGATTATGGCATGGGAGCGCAAATGCTCAACGATTTGGGTGTCAAAAAAATTCGTCTGATTACAAACAATCCTCGTAAGATTGCTGGCTTAAAAGGATATGGTTTGGAAATAGTTGACCGAGTTCCTTTGTTAATTGAAGCTAATGATTATAATTCTGAGTATTTAGCCACTAAAGCCAAAAAATTAGGACATTTGTTGCTACAAACCTATCTCATTACTGTAGCAATTACCTGGAAACAAGAAATTGCCTCCGCTACAGCTAGATACGAAAAATTAGATAAAATTCGACACCTTGCTCAATCTTTTGATCTACTCTTACAAGAAGAAGCTCGACCAGTCGCGATCGCATTATTTAGTAATCCCTCTTTAATTTTTCATCTCGGTTTCGATCAATCCAACCTTGCTAAATCTGACTGGTATCGCGATTGCAATCATCCTTATTTAGAAGGAATCGGCAAAATTCTAGATTATCTTGCTAGTTGGCAAGAAGTTCAGAGTTTAGAATTTTTAATTGCAAGTGGGGAAGATCCCATGATGGGTTTACAAGTGAAGTTAGATAGACAAAATTTTCCTTTAACTCAACCACCTTCTCAACTTTGTGGAAAGTGGGAAAGTCAAATTATTTATAGTTTTAGTTAA
- a CDS encoding RNA-guided endonuclease InsQ/TnpB family protein has translation MLNFTYEYKLIPTKSQIAEIERTLGICKSVWNYALAERKDWVNFRKCLVNACSLEKEYIIPADTKFPNYHVQAKALTKARANNSELKSVNAQLLQQVLRTLDRAWEDIRKRNFGFPRFKNAVRMRSFIFPQFKSNPVKGNKIKLPQLGWVKFRKSREIPEGFQVKQARVVRRATGYYLMLSIQLDVNVVNPIPHGHALGIDIGLDKYLATSDGELINRPKFFNSLHRKLKLLQRRLRNKQKRSNNRFRLNRRIAKIHEKIAATRKDFHFKLAHKLCEQAGMIFVEDIDFKSWAKGMLRKHTLDASFGQFFQILQYVAWKTDTYFLEVDKNYTSQICPNCETKGGKKLLSERTHNCPACGYTTNRDVAAAQVIRNKGLVAVGQPVNQNACGDVSSGG, from the coding sequence ATGCTTAACTTCACTTATGAGTACAAATTAATACCGACTAAATCTCAAATAGCTGAGATAGAAAGAACACTAGGCATTTGTAAAAGTGTTTGGAATTACGCTTTAGCTGAGAGAAAAGATTGGGTTAATTTTCGTAAGTGTTTAGTTAATGCGTGCAGTCTAGAAAAAGAATATATAATCCCTGCTGATACTAAGTTTCCTAATTACCATGTGCAAGCAAAAGCATTAACAAAAGCGAGAGCGAATAATTCTGAGCTTAAAAGTGTTAATGCACAATTACTTCAACAGGTGTTAAGAACTTTAGATAGAGCTTGGGAAGATATTAGGAAAAGAAACTTTGGGTTTCCTCGATTTAAGAACGCTGTGAGAATGCGCTCTTTTATATTTCCACAGTTTAAATCTAATCCTGTAAAAGGCAATAAAATTAAACTACCTCAATTAGGGTGGGTTAAGTTTCGTAAGTCTAGGGAAATACCTGAAGGTTTCCAAGTTAAACAAGCACGAGTTGTTAGAAGAGCAACAGGTTATTACTTAATGCTCTCAATACAACTAGATGTTAATGTTGTTAATCCAATACCTCATGGTCATGCGTTAGGCATTGATATTGGGTTAGATAAGTATTTAGCTACTTCTGATGGGGAACTTATTAATAGACCTAAGTTTTTTAATAGTCTTCATCGTAAGCTGAAATTGCTACAAAGAAGATTAAGAAACAAGCAGAAAAGGTCTAATAACAGATTTAGACTAAACAGAAGAATAGCTAAAATACATGAGAAAATAGCTGCTACTCGTAAAGACTTCCACTTTAAACTTGCACATAAGTTATGTGAACAAGCAGGAATGATATTTGTCGAAGATATTGACTTTAAAAGTTGGGCTAAAGGAATGTTACGTAAACATACTTTAGATGCTAGCTTTGGTCAGTTCTTCCAAATACTACAATATGTAGCTTGGAAAACCGATACCTACTTCCTCGAAGTAGATAAGAATTATACATCTCAAATATGCCCTAACTGTGAAACTAAGGGAGGTAAGAAACTTCTAAGTGAAAGAACTCATAATTGTCCTGCTTGTGGATACACCACCAACAGAGATGTAGCCGCAGCCCAAGTAATAAGAAATAAAGGACTAGTAGCGGTCGGACAGCCCGTGAATCAAAATGCTTGTGGAGACGTTAGTAGCGGGGGCTAA